Part of the Halobaculum halobium genome, TCGCGGAGGCGGAGGACGCCGGCCCGCGCGCGCTCGTGCTCACCGGCGCGGGCGAGGAGGCGTTCATCGCCGGCGCGGACATCTCCTACATGAAAGACCTCGACACGCCGGAGGCGCAGGCGTACGCCGAGTTGGGCCACGACATCGCCCGCTCGCTCGAGACGTTCTCCGCCCCCTCTATCGCGGCGGTGAACGGCTACGCCTTCGGCGGCGGCTGCGAACTGGCGCTGGCGTGTGACCTGCGTGTCGCCGCCGAGAACGCCGTCTTCGGACAGACGGAGATCGACCTGGGAATCGTGCCCGGGTGGGGCGGCACACAGCGACTGCCCCGACTCGTCGACGACGAGGTCGCACGGCGACTGATCCTCTTCGGCGAGCGCATCGACGCGACCGACGCCCACGAGTACGGCCTCGTCGGCGAGGTGGTCGCCCACGACCAGCTGGAGTCGCGGATCGACGACCTGACCGCGGACCTTGCGGCCCAACCGCAGTTCGCGCTCGCGGCGGCGAAGGAGGCGATCAACGCCTCATACGGCATGAGCCTGGAGGACGGCCTGACGTACGAGAAGCGCGTGTTCTCGGGGCTGTTCGGAACGCCCGACCAGCGGGAAGGGATGGACGCGTTCGCGAACAAGCGGGAGCCCGACTTCGAATAGCGCCTCGCCGAGGGCCCGACGGACGGCAAGACGCAGGCGAGCGCGTGGGCGAGCCGCTCGGCAAAGACGAGACGCGACCGGCGCGAGACCGGTCGACGCGACGAGCCGTTGTCAGTCGGGCCCCAGTCGATCACCGTGTGAGTCGGTTTTGACGATACGGTGATACGTCTCGGCCGCGTAGCGACGGTAGCGCGCATGACAACAATCAAACTGTCCCGTGTGCGGTCGCTGTTCGAGGCGTTGGAGTACCCGGTGAGCCGCGGGGAGGCGGCCGGGGAGTTCGCCGACACGACCGTCACGTTCGCCGACGGCGAGGGCAATCTCGGAGAGTACGTCGCAGCCTGCCCCAGCGAGCGGTTCGCCGATCCCGAGGATCTGTACGCCGACCTCCAGACCGCGCTCCCGATCGAGACGGTCGGCGAGCCCGGGCAGTCAGAGGGCGACGGCTGAGGCCGGCGCTGCCGGGGATCGTCGGCGAGCGCTGTCGAGCGCGACGGCGACCCGCGCCCGCGATCTCGAAGATCCCGGCGCTTAAGTGCGGCGACGGCGGACACCGGAGGTATGAACTTCTGCGACGAGTGCGGTTCGATGATGAAGCCGGACGACGACACGTGGGTGTGCGGGTCGTGCGGCCACGAGGAGCTCCGAGACGAGGCGACCGAGGGGGCAATGACGACGACGCAGGGGCAGGAGGGGAGCACCGTGGTCGACGTCTCGGAGATGGACCAGTCGGAGATCGGCCCGACGGTCGAACAGAAGTGCCCCGAGTGCGACGAGGTGCAGACGGTGCGCTACGAGATGAAGCAGATCCGCTCGGCCGACGAGTCCGAGACGCGCTTCTTCACCTGCACCGAGTGCGGGCAGAAGTGGCGCGAGGACGATCACTGAGGCGACGTCGACGCGACCGCGGTGCCGCCGCGGCGAGTCTGTGACCTCTCTGCGAGTCAGTGTTCCGCCGCTGCGAGTCGGCGGTCGGACCGGTCCGAACCGATCTCGGCCGGCCTCCGCGAACCGCTACTCCTCGTCTCGGTCGTACGCGTCAGCGGGGTCGACCACCCTCTTGCCGGTCTCTTGCGGCATTACCACGCGATCGGCGTCCGCCCATTCACGCTCCAGTTCTTCGCCGTCGAACAAGCGATCGAGGAAAACGGCGAGGCCGGCAACCTCCGAATGGGGCTGGTTCGTCACGCCGACGTTGTAGTCGGCCGCCTCGTAGAAGTCGAACGGCACCTTCTCGCCGCCGACGATGACCAGCAGCGGGGTGTCGTCGTCGACGGAATTGGCGCGGATATCGGCGTCCACGTCCTGGACGCGCTCGCCGTACATGGTGAGATGAGCGACCGTTCCCTCCCAGTCCCGGGTGTATGCCCGTTGGTCGTCGCGCAACTCGACGGCGAAGGGGCCGCCGAAGCGGTCCGTGATGTCGCGGATCGTCTCGGCTGACTGCCCGGCGTTGTCGGGGAGAACCACCCGGTCGGCGCCGAGCGCCCGTGCAGTCAGTCCCACGTGGGTCGTCATCCGGTCGTCCCGCCCGGGGCGGTGGCCGTACCGGAGAACGACGACGTCGTCGGTCATACGCGGACATCGGCGCGGCCGGGTAAGGGCAGTTCGCTTCACACGCGAGACGCGAGTGAAACGGGGGCCTCGATCCACCGCGTCCGACGATCGGCGTCGATTGTCGGGGTCACGAGACCGCGGGTCTCCTGGACGGCGAGCGTGTGAGCGAGCCGCCAGAGGTGCTTTCCCGCCTGGACCCCATCGATCGCCCATGCGAAATTACCCCGAGGACATCGCCGGCGTCGGCGACGAACGGCTGGTCGGCGAGACCGCGCTTGTGACCGGGTCGACCAGCGGGATCGGACGAGAGACGGCCCGCGCACTGGGGCGCCTCGGCGCGCACGTGATCGTCCACGGTCGCGACGAGGACGACGGGGCCGAGGTGGTCGACGAGATCGACGCCGGTGTCAACGAGGGAACCGCGGAGTTCGTCGCCGCCGACTTCGCGGACCCAGAGGGAGTGAGCGCGCTGGCCGATGCAACCCGGCGCACTACCGGCGACGAGGGACTCGACCTGCTTTTCAACAACGCGGGCGGGTACTTCCGCGAGGCGCGGCTCACCGACCTCGGCGTCGAGTACACCTTCCAGGTGAACCACCTCGCGCCGTACCAGCTCACCGCCGAACTACTCGGCGACCTGGCGGACGACGCCCGCGTGATCACGACCTCCTCGGAGGCCCACCGGGGCGACCAGATCGACCTCGACGCAGTCCGATCGGTGGACGAGTTCTCCTCGTGGCGCGCGTACCAGCGCTCGAAGCTGGCGAACGCGCAGTTCGCCGCCGAGTTGGGCAGTCGGCTTCGCGAGCGCGACGACCGCGGGGTCACGTCGAACAGCTTCCACCCCGGTGCGATCCCCGGATCGGGCTTCTTCCGGCATCTCCCCGCGCCGCTGTCTGGTGCGGCGAGCGCGCTCGGTCGGCTCCCGTTCGCGACGACGCCCGCGGAGGGCGCGGCCACGGCGGTGTACCTCGCCGTCGCCGACGAGGTCGCGGACGCGACCGGGCGGTACTTCGCCGACTGTCGCGAGAAGAAGCCCTCGACGGAAGCACAGGACCCGCGCGCACAGCACCGACTGTGGGAGGCGAGCGCGGAACTGCTCGGGATCGACGAGCCGCTGGCCCCCTCCGCGGGCGACGAGCCCTGACCGGGCGGCCGACCGCGGATCCGCGACCGGCATGCGACGACCGCAAGACCTTTTCTGCGCGCTCGCCCCCGGAACGTCATGGACTTGACCGGAACCGCCGCGCTCGTCACCGGCGGCGGCGGCCTGATCGGCTCGCACCTCGCGGGACACCTCCAGTCCGAGTACGGCGTCGACGCGCGCGTCGCCGACGATTTCTCGAAGGGCGAGCGCGACCGGATCCCCGACGGCGTCGACGTGATCGAGGCGGATCTCACCGACGAGGCCCAGTCGCGCGATGCGGTGACGGCCGACCTCGACGTGGTGTTCCACCTCGCGGCGTACACCGACACGAACTTCGACGACGACCGACGGCTGTTCGAGGAGAACACCGAGATGACGTACAACGTCCTCCAGGCGATGGAAGACGCCGGGGTCTCCAACCTCGCGTTCACCTCCTCATCGACCGTCTACGGCGAGGCGCCGCGGCCGACGCCGGAGGACTACGCCCCCCTCGAGCCGATCAGTATCTACGGCTCCTCGAAGCTCGCCGACGAGGCGCTCATCTCGACGTACGCGAAGAGCTACGGCTTCACCGCGTGGGTGTACCGCTTCGCCAACATCGTCGGGCCGTACCAGCGCGGCAACGTCGTCCCCGACTTCATCCAGAAGCTCCAGGCCGACCCCGACGAGTTGGAGATCCTCGGCGACGGCCGCCAGGAGAAGTCGTACCTCCACGTCACCGACTGCGTCGACGCGATGTGCCACGTCGTCGAACACGGCGAGCGCGACCTCAACACGTACAACCTCGGGTCGCGGACGACGACCTCCGTCAACCGCATCGCCGACATCGTCGCCGAGGAGATGGGGCTGGATCCCGAGTACACCTACACCGGCGGCGACCGCGGCTGGACCGGCGACGTGCCCAAGATGCGCCTGTCTGTGGAGAAACTCGCCGCCCTCGGCTGGGAACCTCCCGCCTCCAGCGACGACGCCGTCCGCGCGGCGACGCGGGACCTGCTCGCGGAGCTTCGCTGAGCGGGTCGACCCGCCCGCGCTTCGCTCTGCAGAACTATTTACTCGGTCGCGGAAAACTATTTACGGCAGTGGTGCGTCTCACCTGGTATGAACGAGTACCGCAACACGAGCTACGCCGAGTTCGCCACCGGAATCCGTACCATCGCCCGCCGCGACGTCTCGCTGGGTCGACCCGCCGGCGACGACTGACCGGACCGACGGTCCCCGCTATTCCTCCGCCGACGCGGCCGCCGTTATCGTCGCTGACGCGTCGGTATCGCTCCCCGCCAGCGACCCGGTGCCCTCGTACTCGCCGACGGCGGCGACGCCCACTCGGCCTCGTAGTCGACCGACTCTCAGGGCGCGAGCGTCTCGCTCCCGAGCGCCATCGCGAACGCGCCCCTCGCTCCAGCGCCAGATCGCCGCGTCGTCGCCGGCGTCTCGGGCGACGAACTTGGCGGCCGTCGACAAACGAGCGGTCGGCCGGTCGACGCGAAGCCGGCCGGATGGAACACCGCTTTACCCCGGCAGTGACTACCTGCGGCCGTGCAGATCGTGGGGTACGAGACGCCGGCGGGCGCGCTGTTCGTGAGCGACGGCGCCCCGGATCCGAACGCCCCACCCGGAACCGCGACCGGCGATGTCGACCGGGTGGCGCTAGACTCCGGGACGGAACTGTCCTGGCGGCTCGGCGAGCGCCGCTGCGCGGGGACCGTCCACGACGGCGGCCACGTCGCCTGCGGAAACGAGTCGGCGCCGTACTGCGAGGACCACCGCTCGACGTGGGTGTGTGCGCGCTGTACCGGGACGTGCCTCAAGGACGAGATGGACTGTTTCGACGACCACGCGATCTACGTCGCCGCGTTCGCCCCGGACACGTTCAAGGTGGGCGTCACGAGGGAGTGGCGCCTCGACACTCGGCTCCGCGAGCAGGGCGCCGACCGCGCGGTCCACCTGCGAACCGTCGAGAACGGCCGAATCGCCCGCGATATCGAAGCGGGGATCGCCGCCGATGGGCTCGAGGGTGGTTCCGGCGACGGCGTCCCCGACCGCGTCCGCGTGCCGGCGAAGGTCGACGGCCTCGCCCGCGCCGTCGACGACGACGCGTGGACGGCGCTGCTCGACGGCGTCGACTACGAGGAGCGGTTCGAGTTCGAGTACGGCCTCGACCTGGGCGGGCGTCCCGTCGCCGAGACGCTCGCTTCGGGAACCGTCGTCGGCACGAAAGGGCGGATCCTCGTGCTGGAGAACGCCGGGACGACGTACGCGGTCGACATGCGCGACCTCGTCGGCCACGACGTCGATCCCGGAGACAGCGATCGCGACCTCCAGTCGAGTCTGGGCGCGTTCGGGTAGCCACGCCGTCCGCGTTCGAACGCCGGCGCCGAGAGATTCAAATTCGATAGTTTGCGGACTGCCTTGATATGTCGCCACGCCGAGTGACCGCATAGAATGGTACGACTGCTTCGACGGAGTTTCGCGGCCAAGCTCTTGGTCGGCTTCGCACTCACGACGGGTGCGGTAGTCGGCTACGGGCTCGTGACGCGCAACGTCGTCGGGACGATACTGATGGCGACGGCCGGACAGGTAGTGCTCGGGGCGTATCTGGGGACGAACACCGTCGTGTCCATGCGGACGCTCGAAGAGCAGACCGAAGCGATCGCCGACGGCGACTTCGACGTCGAGGTTCGAACCTCGCGCGTCGACGAACTCGGCCGGGTGTACAGCTCGGTCGACCGAATGCGCCGGTCGCTCGCGGCGCGGATCGACGAGGCCGACGCCGCGCGATCGGAGGCCGAGGCGGCGGAGGCGCGCGCCCAGTCGCTGGCTGACGACTACCAGCGGACGGCCGAGGACTACGCCGACACGATGCGTGCGGTCGCCGACGGCGACCTCCGGCGGCGGATCGACGTCGACCGCGAGCACGACGCGATGGAGACGGTCGGAACCGCGTTCAACGACGCCGTCGACGAACTGGAAACCGCGCTCGCGAGGGTCGACACCTTCGCCGGCGACGTGGCCGACGGCGCCGCCGACGTGCGCACGGCCGCAGAGCGCATCGACGAGCGGACCGACGACGTGCTCGCGGCGACCGACGACATCGACGCCGCGACCGACGAGCAGCGCGAGACCGCCCGGACGGGAGCAGAGGAGACGGCCGACCTCTCTGCGACCGCCGAGGAGGTCGCCGCGACGACCGAGTCGCTCGTCGAGCGGACCGACGAGGCGGCGGACGCCTCTGCGGAGGCCCGTTCGGCCGCGGGCGACGCGATCGAGACGATGGGCGACGTCGACGAGACGATGGGCGAGGCGGTCGACCGGATCGAGACGCTCGACGAGGCGACCGCCGAGATCACCGAGGCGGCCGAGCTCATCAGGGACATCGCCGAGCAGACGAACATGCTCGCGCTCAACGCGAGCATCGAGGCCGCGCGCGCCGGCAGCGACGCCGGAAACGCCGGCGACGGCTTCGCGGTCGTCGCCGAGGAGGTGAAGGGCCTCGCCGAGGACACCGGCGACCGCGCAGACGCGATCGCCGAGATGATCGACGAGGTGCGCACCGAGACCGAGCGCGCGGTCGAGGCGATCCGCGCGACCAGCGAACAGGTGAGCGACGGGTCGACGACCGTCGCCGAGGCCGTCGACCGCCTCGACGACATCGCCGAGGCGGTGGACGACCTCGACCAGGGCGTCCGCGAGATCAGCGACGCGACCGCCGAGCAGGCCTCGGCCGCGGCGGGCGTCTCCGAGACGATCGACGACCTCGCGGAGAACAGCGACCGGACGGCCGACCGCGCCGCCGAGGCGGACGAGGCCGCAAGCGAGCAATCGAACGCCGTCGACGCGGTCGTCGAGGAGTCGGAGACGTTCCGTGCGCGCTCGGACGACCTGCTCGACGTGCTCGCGGCGTTCGACGTGCGCGAATCGCGGGCGGGCGGGGCCGGAACCTCCGCGGAGAGCGACGCCGTGCCCTCGTCCGGGAGACCCGGATCGGCGACGACGGCGATGAGTGACGGCGGCGACCCGGGAAGTCCCGCCGAGCGGGCCGACGGGGGTGACCGCCGATGATTGGCGGCCTCGACGCGGCGACGATCGAGACGCTCGTGTTCGCGAGCGGGACCGTCAGCATGCTCGTCGGCGTCGTGGTCGTCGGGTGGTTGTTGGGTGACGACGCGCTCGACGACGACGCCGGGAAGTTCCGGTACCTGCTGATCGTTCCCGCGTTCGCCGTGGTGGCGTACGCGGCGATGACGCTCGGATTCGGACGGCTCACCGTCGGCGGCGTCGAGGCGGAGGTCGCGCGATACCTCGACTGGTTCGTCACGACCGCAGTGATGGTGTGGTACGTCGGTTACGTGGTCGACGTGGAACGACGGTGGATGCTGACGGCCGCGGTCTTCGACGGCCTGTTCATCGCGGGCGGGTGGGTCGCAACGACGACACAGGGGACCGTGAAGTGGGCGGCCTTCGCGGGCGCCTGCCTCGCGTTCGCGGCCACCATGTACGTGCTGTTCCGGGTGTACCCGCGAAGCGCCGGCGAGATGACTCCGGAGCGCGAGCGGCTGTTCCTCCGGCTGCGCAACCAAAGCAGCGTCATCTGGCTCGTCTATCCGGTCGTCTGGCTCGCCAGCGGCGCCGGCTTCGGACTGGTGTCGACGCTCGGGACCGTGATGCTGTTCACGTTCCTCGATGTGGCGTCGAAGGTGCCGTACACGTGGGTCGTCTACGAACACCGGGGCGTATTCGGCGAGACGCAGTTGGCCGAGTACGCCGGCGGCGACGGCGATGCCGCCGCCGGTTCGGGTGACGCGACGACGACCGACCGCCCCGTCGCATCGGCCGACTGACGCGGCGGGCCCGCTCGACGGCGCCGGATCGCCGCGGAGTTATTTCTC contains:
- a CDS encoding bacteriorhodopsin, whose product is MIGGLDAATIETLVFASGTVSMLVGVVVVGWLLGDDALDDDAGKFRYLLIVPAFAVVAYAAMTLGFGRLTVGGVEAEVARYLDWFVTTAVMVWYVGYVVDVERRWMLTAAVFDGLFIAGGWVATTTQGTVKWAAFAGACLAFAATMYVLFRVYPRSAGEMTPERERLFLRLRNQSSVIWLVYPVVWLASGAGFGLVSTLGTVMLFTFLDVASKVPYTWVVYEHRGVFGETQLAEYAGGDGDAAAGSGDATTTDRPVASAD
- a CDS encoding enoyl-CoA hydratase/isomerase family protein — translated: MPESDTVSLEIADEVATVTVDRPEKLNSLNVETLEALQAAIAEAEDAGPRALVLTGAGEEAFIAGADISYMKDLDTPEAQAYAELGHDIARSLETFSAPSIAAVNGYAFGGGCELALACDLRVAAENAVFGQTEIDLGIVPGWGGTQRLPRLVDDEVARRLILFGERIDATDAHEYGLVGEVVAHDQLESRIDDLTADLAAQPQFALAAAKEAINASYGMSLEDGLTYEKRVFSGLFGTPDQREGMDAFANKREPDFE
- a CDS encoding methyl-accepting chemotaxis protein, whose amino-acid sequence is MVRLLRRSFAAKLLVGFALTTGAVVGYGLVTRNVVGTILMATAGQVVLGAYLGTNTVVSMRTLEEQTEAIADGDFDVEVRTSRVDELGRVYSSVDRMRRSLAARIDEADAARSEAEAAEARAQSLADDYQRTAEDYADTMRAVADGDLRRRIDVDREHDAMETVGTAFNDAVDELETALARVDTFAGDVADGAADVRTAAERIDERTDDVLAATDDIDAATDEQRETARTGAEETADLSATAEEVAATTESLVERTDEAADASAEARSAAGDAIETMGDVDETMGEAVDRIETLDEATAEITEAAELIRDIAEQTNMLALNASIEAARAGSDAGNAGDGFAVVAEEVKGLAEDTGDRADAIAEMIDEVRTETERAVEAIRATSEQVSDGSTTVAEAVDRLDDIAEAVDDLDQGVREISDATAEQASAAAGVSETIDDLAENSDRTADRAAEADEAASEQSNAVDAVVEESETFRARSDDLLDVLAAFDVRESRAGGAGTSAESDAVPSSGRPGSATTAMSDGGDPGSPAERADGGDRR
- a CDS encoding transcription factor S, producing MNFCDECGSMMKPDDDTWVCGSCGHEELRDEATEGAMTTTQGQEGSTVVDVSEMDQSEIGPTVEQKCPECDEVQTVRYEMKQIRSADESETRFFTCTECGQKWREDDH
- a CDS encoding SDR family NAD(P)-dependent oxidoreductase — protein: MRNYPEDIAGVGDERLVGETALVTGSTSGIGRETARALGRLGAHVIVHGRDEDDGAEVVDEIDAGVNEGTAEFVAADFADPEGVSALADATRRTTGDEGLDLLFNNAGGYFREARLTDLGVEYTFQVNHLAPYQLTAELLGDLADDARVITTSSEAHRGDQIDLDAVRSVDEFSSWRAYQRSKLANAQFAAELGSRLRERDDRGVTSNSFHPGAIPGSGFFRHLPAPLSGAASALGRLPFATTPAEGAATAVYLAVADEVADATGRYFADCREKKPSTEAQDPRAQHRLWEASAELLGIDEPLAPSAGDEP
- a CDS encoding DUF2797 domain-containing protein, with translation MQIVGYETPAGALFVSDGAPDPNAPPGTATGDVDRVALDSGTELSWRLGERRCAGTVHDGGHVACGNESAPYCEDHRSTWVCARCTGTCLKDEMDCFDDHAIYVAAFAPDTFKVGVTREWRLDTRLREQGADRAVHLRTVENGRIARDIEAGIAADGLEGGSGDGVPDRVRVPAKVDGLARAVDDDAWTALLDGVDYEERFEFEYGLDLGGRPVAETLASGTVVGTKGRILVLENAGTTYAVDMRDLVGHDVDPGDSDRDLQSSLGAFG
- a CDS encoding NAD-dependent epimerase/dehydratase family protein, which translates into the protein MDLTGTAALVTGGGGLIGSHLAGHLQSEYGVDARVADDFSKGERDRIPDGVDVIEADLTDEAQSRDAVTADLDVVFHLAAYTDTNFDDDRRLFEENTEMTYNVLQAMEDAGVSNLAFTSSSTVYGEAPRPTPEDYAPLEPISIYGSSKLADEALISTYAKSYGFTAWVYRFANIVGPYQRGNVVPDFIQKLQADPDELEILGDGRQEKSYLHVTDCVDAMCHVVEHGERDLNTYNLGSRTTTSVNRIADIVAEEMGLDPEYTYTGGDRGWTGDVPKMRLSVEKLAALGWEPPASSDDAVRAATRDLLAELR
- a CDS encoding tRNA (cytidine(56)-2'-O)-methyltransferase, encoding MTDDVVVLRYGHRPGRDDRMTTHVGLTARALGADRVVLPDNAGQSAETIRDITDRFGGPFAVELRDDQRAYTRDWEGTVAHLTMYGERVQDVDADIRANSVDDDTPLLVIVGGEKVPFDFYEAADYNVGVTNQPHSEVAGLAVFLDRLFDGEELEREWADADRVVMPQETGKRVVDPADAYDRDEE